A genomic window from Camelina sativa cultivar DH55 chromosome 2, Cs, whole genome shotgun sequence includes:
- the LOC104739445 gene encoding protein BROTHER of FT and TFL 1-like, with amino-acid sequence MSREIDSLVVGRVVGDVIEMFNPSVTMRVTFSSNTIVSNGHELAPSLLQSKPRVEVGGQDLRSFFTLIMIDPDAPSPSNPHMREYLHWMVTDIPGTTDASFGREIVRYEAPKPVAGIHRYIFVLFKQSGRQTVSAAPETRECFNTNAFSSYFGLSLPVAAVYFNAQRETAPRRRSFY; translated from the exons atgtCAAGAGAAATAGATTCACTAGTAGTGGGAAGAGTTGTAGGAGATGTTATAGAAATGTTCAATCCAAGCGTGACAATGAGAGTCACTTTCAGTTCCAACACAATCGTCTCTAACGGTCACGAGCTCGCGCCTTCTCTTCTCCAATCTAAGCCTCGCGTTGAGGTCGGTGGCCAAGATCTTCGTTCATTCTTTACCTTA ATCATGATAGACCCCGATGCCCCTAGTCCTAGTAATCCTCATATGCGTGAATATCTTCATTG GATGGTGACAGACATTCCCGGGACAACTGATGCTTCATTCG GGAGAGAGATAGTGAGATACGAAGCACCTAAACCGGTGGCGGGAATACACAGATACATCTTTGTGCTGTTCAAACAGAGCGGAAGGCAAACAGTGAGTGCAGCACCGGAAACAAGAGAGTGCTTCAACACAAATGCGTTCTCTTCTTACTTTGGTCTTTCTCTACCTGTTGCTGCTGTTTACTTCAACGCTCAACGTGAAACTGCTCCTCGACGAcgttctttttattaa